The Halogranum gelatinilyticum genome includes a window with the following:
- a CDS encoding ABC transporter ATP-binding protein — protein sequence MADEILKVRDLKTRFFTEEGQVNAVEGVSFDVRDGEVYGIVGESGSGKSVTALSLIDLIESPGRVTGGEVWYRNAELADEFREKIPEGVDGDFVDIRRLPKGVRRSLRGPSFSMIFQDPMSSFNPSLTVGEQIAEAVEVQRRARANPRRTRSRTQGYGLGSLIVDSLLPSRDYVNDESMDRAVELLEQVGIPDPAERADEYPHQFSGGMLQRAMIAQALAGEPDVLVADEPTTALDVTIQAQILNLLRDLQDQEGMTVVMITHDLGVIARMCDRVGVMYAGEVVERGTLEDVFENPVHPYTQGLLGSIPDLVDPAPRLQPIEGNVPSLIDSEMDDRCYFADRCPKAMEDCLTRIPEMDTDGTEHRVRCVLANQEYDESQALENGHFTAEEEEVSADD from the coding sequence ATGGCAGACGAGATTCTCAAAGTCAGAGACCTGAAGACCCGCTTCTTCACCGAGGAGGGGCAGGTCAACGCCGTCGAGGGCGTCTCCTTCGACGTCCGCGACGGCGAAGTCTACGGTATCGTCGGCGAGTCGGGGTCCGGCAAGTCCGTGACCGCGCTCTCGCTCATCGACCTCATCGAGTCGCCCGGCCGCGTGACCGGCGGCGAGGTGTGGTACCGCAACGCCGAGTTGGCCGACGAGTTCCGCGAGAAGATACCGGAGGGGGTCGACGGCGACTTCGTCGACATCCGACGGCTCCCGAAGGGCGTCCGGCGGTCGCTGCGCGGCCCGTCGTTCAGCATGATCTTCCAGGACCCGATGAGCAGCTTCAACCCCTCGTTGACGGTCGGCGAGCAGATCGCCGAGGCCGTCGAGGTCCAGCGGCGTGCGCGGGCGAATCCCCGGCGCACCCGCTCGCGGACGCAGGGGTACGGGCTCGGCAGCCTCATCGTCGACAGCCTCCTGCCCTCGCGGGACTACGTCAACGACGAGAGCATGGACCGCGCCGTTGAGCTGCTCGAACAGGTCGGCATCCCCGACCCCGCAGAGCGCGCCGACGAGTATCCCCACCAGTTCTCCGGCGGGATGCTCCAGCGCGCAATGATCGCGCAGGCACTCGCTGGCGAGCCGGACGTGCTCGTCGCCGACGAGCCGACGACGGCACTCGACGTCACCATCCAGGCACAGATCCTCAACCTCCTACGCGACCTGCAGGACCAGGAGGGGATGACGGTCGTGATGATCACCCACGACCTCGGCGTCATCGCCCGGATGTGCGACCGCGTCGGCGTGATGTACGCCGGCGAGGTCGTCGAACGCGGGACGCTCGAAGACGTCTTCGAGAACCCTGTCCACCCCTACACGCAGGGCTTGCTCGGCTCGATTCCGGACCTCGTCGATCCCGCACCGCGCCTGCAACCCATCGAGGGCAACGTGCCGAGTCTCATCGACTCGGAGATGGACGACCGCTGTTACTTCGCTGACCGCTGTCCCAAGGCGATGGAGGACTGTCTGACCCGCATCCCGGAGATGGACACCGACGGAACCGAACACCGTGTCCGATG